In Lycium ferocissimum isolate CSIRO_LF1 chromosome 11, AGI_CSIRO_Lferr_CH_V1, whole genome shotgun sequence, a single genomic region encodes these proteins:
- the LOC132037248 gene encoding isoflavone reductase homolog A622-like codes for MKDKSKILIIGGTGYIGKYLVQESVKSGHPTCILVRESTLANPEKSKLIDTFKNNGVTLFYGDISNQESLIKAIKQVDVVIATVGGSQFADQVNIIKAINEAGNIKRFLPSEFGFDVDHVHVVEPAASHFALKAKIRRMIEAQGIPYTYVICNWFADFFLPNLGLLQAKSPPRDKVVIFGNGNPKAIYVKEEDIATYTIKAVDDPRTLNRTLHMRPSANILSFNEIVSLWEKKIGKTLDKLYLSEEHILQIIQEGPLGLRVNLAICHSVFVKGDSANFEVDPSTGVEATKLYPDVNYTTVNEYYNKFV; via the exons ATGAAAGACAAAAGCAAGATCTTAATAATTGGAGGCACAGGCTATATAGGAAAATACCTTGTGCAGGAAAGTGTAAAATCTGGTCATCCAACTTGCATTTTGGTTAGAGAAAGCACACTTGCAAACCCTGAGAAGTCAAAACTCATAGACACATTCAAGAATAATGGTGTTACACTATTTTAC GGAGATATATCCAACCAAGAAAGCTTGATCAAGGCAATCAAGCAGGTTGATGTGGTGATTGCCACTGTTGGGGGAAGTCAATTTGCTGATCAAGTGAACATCATCAAAGCAATCAACGAAGCTGGAAATATCAAG AGATTTCTTCCTTCAGAATTTGGATTCGATGTGGATCACGTTCATGTAGTTGAGCCAGCTGCATCACATTTTGCTCTCAAGGCCAAAATCAGGAGGATGATAGAGGCACAAGGAAttccatatacatatgtcatctGCAACTGGTTTGCTGACTTCTTCTTGCCCAACTTAGGGCTCTTACAAGCTAAAAGTCCTCCTAGAGACAAAGTGGTCATTTTTGGCAATGGAAACCCCAAAG CAATATATGTCAAGGAAGAAGACATAGCCACATACACCATTAAAGCAGTAGATGATCCACGAACCTTGAATAGAACTCTTCACATGAGACCTTCTGCCAATATTTTGTCCTTCAATGAGATAGTGTCCTTGTGGGAGAAAAAGATTGGCAAGACCCTCGACAAGTTGTATCTTTCAGAGGAACATATTCTCCAGATTATACAAG AGGGACCTTTGGGATTAAGAGTAAATTTGGCGATATGTCATTCAGTTTTTGTTAAAGGAGATTCTGCAAACTTTGAGGTTGATCCTTCTACAGGCGTCGAAGCCACCAAGCTTTATCCGGATGTCAACTACACAACTGTCAACGAGTACTACAATAAATTTGTCTAG
- the LOC132038156 gene encoding uncharacterized protein LOC132038156 — translation MESYYSASNRALHFKSSSCVKQFRKSGYEPSDTDTDWQESPSLELNLENVLTFDVSLNRRRPSKSPYTWRHKGDVQFPPLDLRKQRVSRNASPFSKSEYRKSPNVRRNVSPFSKSEYRRRHDTQSFSSSNRKQNNDEGAVTAKANYSHRALYDTSRDRSRVEKENSRKSEPSVGEMNVMLANAKSLRGPNNAISLNTNNMFQSTESISPSDIFFTKGCSVFTQSSKCDPMPRASSDRNVSSVNKINQNGIRIISSSTILTRTRTMNSSSTISRQSSNLSRSAKKFTVKMQVKSQKEAWCSCIKKRYSCRNSRKDQSPERGRHIDEASLIEKAFVVERLRQFWADKYQPASLEGLEGFTCHKQQALLLSHLVSSNEPLPHILLKGPSGSGKRALSMALLLEIYGDAICNEMRAMQVVVPVSSSPHHTELNVHLEPNARYALMALVQQISSEYALASEISRVNVKADSKVIVLYDVDKAVENMQHLIKWIMDRYSDACKLILLCESGASIIELVKSRCTTIEVEAPLTHEIMEVLIEIARKEDLELSRGFAAKIATKSKQNLRRAIMALEACKAHYYPFAEDQPISVGWEEAVVELAAEILADPTQTRLFSIRGKFQKLLAEFVHPKLILLKLVEQFLKKVDAGLKREIYYWHAYYDKRLPIGTSALLKLEEFVAKFMSMYRKQSGNIHQLP, via the exons ATGGAGAGTTATTATTCAGCTTCTAACAGAGCCTTACATTTTAAAAGTTCATCATGTGTGAAGCAATTTAGGAAAAGCGGATACGAGCCATCCGACACAGACACCGATTGGCAGGAAAGTCCAAGCCTGGAATTGAATCTTGAAAATGTATTAACGTTCGATGTGAGTTTAAATCGTAGAAGGCCAAGCAAGTCCCCTTATACATGGAGACACAAGGGTGATGTTCAATTTCCACCACTTGATCTACGAAAACAACGTGTTAGTAGAAATGCGAGCCCCTTTTCAAAATCCGAgtatcgtaaatcaccaaatgTTCGTAGAAATGTCAGTCCCTTTTCAAAATCTGAATACCGACGCAGACATGATACGCAAAGCTTTTCGAGTTCAAATAGGAAGCAAAATAATGATGAGGGTGCAGTTACTGCCAAAGCAAATTATAGTCACAG GGCTCTTTACGACACTTCCAGGGATCGAAGCAGagtagaaaaggaaaattcgcgcAAAAGTGAACCTTCAGTAGGtgaaatgaatgtaatgttAGCCAATGCAAAGAGCTTAAGAGGCCCCAATAATGCCATTAGTCTTAATACTAATAATATGTTTCAAAGTACTGAATCTATTTCACCAAGTGATATTTTCTTTACTAAGGGGTGTTCTGTTTTCACCCAATCAAGCAAGTGCGATCCAATGCCCCGAGCATCGAGTGATAGGAATGTCAGTTCTGTCAACAAAATCAATCAGAACGGCATTAGGATTATTTCATCTAGTACAATTCTGACCCGAACGAGGACTATGAACTCAAGCTCTACTATAAGTAGGCAGAGCAGTAATCTAAGTAGAAGTGCGAAAAAGTTCACAGTAAAAATGCAAGTTAAGAGTCAAAAAGAAGCATGGTGTTCTTGTATCAAGAAACGATATTCAtgtagaaattcaagaaaagatcAATCTCCCGAAAGAGGGAGGCATATCGATGAAGCTTCGTTAATTGAGAAGGCATTTGTTGTTGAAAGATTGAGACAATTCTGGGCGGATAAGTATCAACCTGCTTCATTGGAGGGATTGGAGGGATTCACTTGCCACAAGCAACAAGCTttactacttagtcatctt GTATCTTCAAATGAACCACTCCCACACATCTTGTTAAAGGGTCCTTCAGGATCTGGAAAAAGAGCACTCTCAATGGCTCTTCTGCTTGAAATCTATGGAGATGCAATTTGCAAT GAAATGAGGGCAATGCAAGTTGTTGTACCAGTAAGCTCAAGTCCTCACCATACGGAGCTCAATGTTCATTTGGAGCCTAATGCTAGATATGCATTAATGGCTTTGGTTCAGCAAATAAGTAGTGAATATGCACTGGCCTCAGAAATAAGCAGAGTTAATGTGAAGGCAGATTCCAAAG TAATAGTTCTTTATGATGTGGATAAAGCTGTTGAGAACATGCAGCACTTAATAAAATGGATCATGGACCGTTATTCAGATGCTTGTAAGCTTATTCTCTTGTGTGAAAGTGGTGCATCTATAATTGAGCTAGTGAAAAGTCGCTGCACAACTATTGAAGTAGAAGCTCCCTTAACTCATGAA ATCATGGAAGTTCTCATTGAAATAGCAAGAAAGGAAGACCTTGAATTATCTAGAGGCTTTGCTGCTAAGATAGCTACCAAATCAAAGCAAAACTTGCGCAGAGCAATTATGGCTCTTGAAGCATGCAAAGCACACTA CTATCCGTTTGCGGAGGATCAACCAATCTCAGTAGGATGGGAAGAAGCTGTAGTAGAACTTGCAGCAGAGATTCTAGCTGATCCAACTCAAACAAG GTTATTCTCTATTCGAGGCAAGTTCCAAAAACTTCTGGCGGAGTTTGTGCACCCAAAACTTATTCTCCTG AAACTTGTTGAACAATTCCTCAAGAAGGTTGATGCAGGtttaaaaagggaaatatattattggcatgctTATTAT GACAAAAGACTCCCAATTGGAACAAGCGCTCTATTAAAATTAGAAG AATTCGTAGCAAAATTTATGAGCATGTACAGGAAACAGTCAGGCAACATTCACCAGTTACCCTAA
- the LOC132035929 gene encoding uncharacterized protein LOC132035929 isoform X1 yields MSSSLKEYLKKYESNNEEEKKKQKKKKKVKPTVKGVGVVVVDEDPVWQKPVKIEDEEDESAGEELPQVNEDIEVKRMKRLEQLRARRPFGSVSEDGSGWVSVPSTSNNNDQVSDLSPPRKRLGRNDSPSPEPQFTSSSPAAGYLSPPRRPRARNDTPSPERGPRKRGARNDTPSPEPQLRPSSARDADMSPPRKRKPLSTGFVDISPPRRRRARNDTPELDMKSLSSRDVDISPPRRRRTRNDTPSPESKGRPSSDLSPPRRRQKYDQSLSDISDVSPPRRGSHAQGDSRADQATDLSPPRKKKDQNASDVDLSPRRKARPHSPTTKQGPKTGLVSGKDIKEEIDKTKKEDWLRFQEMDPSISGRGAEAVYRDKITGKRMSKEEFLKNKKKKEEKEKPKEIKIEWGKGLAQKREMEVRLQELESEKDKPFARSRDDPELDVMLKERVRWGDPMAHLVKKKQLEPILRDFGDNEKMKESGFIIPQEIPSHSWIKRGLDAAPNRYGIRPGRHWDGVDRSTGYEKEMFKRTNEKQATEREAYLWSVSDM; encoded by the exons ATGTCTTCCTCGTTGAAGGAGTAcctaaaaaaatatgaaagtaacaatgaagaggaaaagaagaaacagaagaaaaagaagaaggttaAACCTACTGTCAAAGGTGTCGGTGTCGTTGTCGTTGATGAAGATCCTGTTTGGCAAAAGCCTGTAAAAATTGAAGATGAAGAGGATGAGTCAGCTG GCGAAGAGCTGCCTCAGGTAAATGAAGATATCGAAGTTAAGCGCATGAAGAGATTGGAACAGCTTAGAGCTAGACGTCCATTCGGTTCCGTTTCAGAAGATGGAAGTGGTTGGGTATCTGTTCCAAGTACTTCTAATAATAATGACCAAGTTTCTGATTTGTCCCCGCCACGGAAAAGACTTGGTCGAAATGATAGTCCCTCACCAGAACCTCAATTTACCTCATCAAGTCCCGCAGCTGGTTATTTATCACCACCACGTAGACCAAGGGCTCGAAATGATACACCCTCTCCTGAACGTGGGCCCCGCAAACGTGGTGCCAGGAATGATACACCTTCACCTGAACCCCAGTTGAGGCCTTCAAGTGCAAGAGATGCTGATATGTCACCACCACGTAAAAGGAAGCCTTTGAGCACTGGATTTGTTGATATTTCACCACCACGTAGACGAAGGGCCCGGAATGATACACCTGAACTTGATATGAAGTCTTTGAGCAGTAGAGATGTGGATATCTCACCACCAAGGCGACGTAGGACTCGAAATGATACCCCTTCACCAGAATCCAAAGGCAGACCTTCTTCTGATTTGTCACCACCAAGACGGAGGCAAAAGTACGACCAAAGTCTTTCAGATATCTCTGATGTTTCTCCTCCTCGACGAGGTTCCCATGCTCAAGGTGATTCGAGAGCCGATCAAGCTACAGATCTGTCGCCCCCCAGGAAAAAGAAGGACCAAAATGCATCAGACGTAGACCTTTCTCCCCGTAGGAAGGCACGTCCACATTCGCCCACTACAAAGCAGGGGCCAAAGACTGGTTTGGTTAGTGGcaaagatatcaaagaagaaattgatAAGACAAAGAAGGAAGACTGGTTGAG GTTTCAGGAAATGGATCCTTCGATTAGTGGCCGAGGGGCTGAAGCAGTATATCGGGATAAAATTACTG GAAAACGAATGTCAAAGGAGGAGTTcttgaagaacaagaagaagaaggaagagaagGAGAAGCCAAAG GAAATAAAAATTGAATGGGGAAAGGGCTTGGCTCAAAAGCGCGAGATGGAGGTTAGGCTTCAGGAACTAGAAAGTGAGAAGGACAAGCCATTTGCGCGGAGCAG AGATGATCCAGAACTTGACGTAATGCTGAAAGAAAGAGTTCGATGGGGTGACCCCATGGCACATCTGGTTAAG AAAAAGCAGTTGGAGCCAATTCTGCGGGACTTTGGGGATAATGAGAAAATGAAGGAGTCAGGTTTTATAATCCCTCAGGAGATCCCTTCTCACAGCTGGATAAAAAGAGGATTGGATGCAGCACCCAATCGTTATGGTATAAGGCCAGGGCGACACTGGGATGGGGTCGACCGAAGTACAG GATATGAGAAGGAGATGTTCAAGAGGACGAATGAGAAACAAGCAACCGAAAGGGAAGCATATCTGTGGTCTGTGTCCGACATGTGA
- the LOC132035929 gene encoding uncharacterized protein LOC132035929 isoform X2 — MKRMSQLVMYYFKGEELPQVNEDIEVKRMKRLEQLRARRPFGSVSEDGSGWVSVPSTSNNNDQVSDLSPPRKRLGRNDSPSPEPQFTSSSPAAGYLSPPRRPRARNDTPSPERGPRKRGARNDTPSPEPQLRPSSARDADMSPPRKRKPLSTGFVDISPPRRRRARNDTPELDMKSLSSRDVDISPPRRRRTRNDTPSPESKGRPSSDLSPPRRRQKYDQSLSDISDVSPPRRGSHAQGDSRADQATDLSPPRKKKDQNASDVDLSPRRKARPHSPTTKQGPKTGLVSGKDIKEEIDKTKKEDWLRFQEMDPSISGRGAEAVYRDKITGKRMSKEEFLKNKKKKEEKEKPKEIKIEWGKGLAQKREMEVRLQELESEKDKPFARSRDDPELDVMLKERVRWGDPMAHLVKKKQLEPILRDFGDNEKMKESGFIIPQEIPSHSWIKRGLDAAPNRYGIRPGRHWDGVDRSTGYEKEMFKRTNEKQATEREAYLWSVSDM, encoded by the exons ATGAAGAGGATGAGTCAGCTGGTAATGTATTATTTCAAAG GCGAAGAGCTGCCTCAGGTAAATGAAGATATCGAAGTTAAGCGCATGAAGAGATTGGAACAGCTTAGAGCTAGACGTCCATTCGGTTCCGTTTCAGAAGATGGAAGTGGTTGGGTATCTGTTCCAAGTACTTCTAATAATAATGACCAAGTTTCTGATTTGTCCCCGCCACGGAAAAGACTTGGTCGAAATGATAGTCCCTCACCAGAACCTCAATTTACCTCATCAAGTCCCGCAGCTGGTTATTTATCACCACCACGTAGACCAAGGGCTCGAAATGATACACCCTCTCCTGAACGTGGGCCCCGCAAACGTGGTGCCAGGAATGATACACCTTCACCTGAACCCCAGTTGAGGCCTTCAAGTGCAAGAGATGCTGATATGTCACCACCACGTAAAAGGAAGCCTTTGAGCACTGGATTTGTTGATATTTCACCACCACGTAGACGAAGGGCCCGGAATGATACACCTGAACTTGATATGAAGTCTTTGAGCAGTAGAGATGTGGATATCTCACCACCAAGGCGACGTAGGACTCGAAATGATACCCCTTCACCAGAATCCAAAGGCAGACCTTCTTCTGATTTGTCACCACCAAGACGGAGGCAAAAGTACGACCAAAGTCTTTCAGATATCTCTGATGTTTCTCCTCCTCGACGAGGTTCCCATGCTCAAGGTGATTCGAGAGCCGATCAAGCTACAGATCTGTCGCCCCCCAGGAAAAAGAAGGACCAAAATGCATCAGACGTAGACCTTTCTCCCCGTAGGAAGGCACGTCCACATTCGCCCACTACAAAGCAGGGGCCAAAGACTGGTTTGGTTAGTGGcaaagatatcaaagaagaaattgatAAGACAAAGAAGGAAGACTGGTTGAG GTTTCAGGAAATGGATCCTTCGATTAGTGGCCGAGGGGCTGAAGCAGTATATCGGGATAAAATTACTG GAAAACGAATGTCAAAGGAGGAGTTcttgaagaacaagaagaagaaggaagagaagGAGAAGCCAAAG GAAATAAAAATTGAATGGGGAAAGGGCTTGGCTCAAAAGCGCGAGATGGAGGTTAGGCTTCAGGAACTAGAAAGTGAGAAGGACAAGCCATTTGCGCGGAGCAG AGATGATCCAGAACTTGACGTAATGCTGAAAGAAAGAGTTCGATGGGGTGACCCCATGGCACATCTGGTTAAG AAAAAGCAGTTGGAGCCAATTCTGCGGGACTTTGGGGATAATGAGAAAATGAAGGAGTCAGGTTTTATAATCCCTCAGGAGATCCCTTCTCACAGCTGGATAAAAAGAGGATTGGATGCAGCACCCAATCGTTATGGTATAAGGCCAGGGCGACACTGGGATGGGGTCGACCGAAGTACAG GATATGAGAAGGAGATGTTCAAGAGGACGAATGAGAAACAAGCAACCGAAAGGGAAGCATATCTGTGGTCTGTGTCCGACATGTGA